From the Trichocoleus sp. genome, the window AAAGGTGCAGATGATCCAGCGTTTGAGAGGCTGCAATGTGAGACAGCGCGATCGCAACAAAGCGCATTTTTTCAACATGAGGGGTCATATTGGCACTGGCAGGGCAACCCCAGTTTGCTGCCTCAGCGTCCTCTCTTTACACCAGGACGGGCAGCAACGATTCAATTTAACGTCATTGTGGCTCATCGCTCGGTTCCTTTATCGATCGCCCTGGCTCACCTCTGGAAAATGCGGCACAGCCAGACGGTGCAAGTACAGGTACTCAACAACAATCAATTCCTGATTGCATCTGGATTATTTGAAACATTCAATTTATGGCGATCAATTGTTCAATCATCCCATTCACTCAAGCCCGTTCTGCTGGAACAGCTAGTCGAGTTTTGGCATGATTCTTCATTCTGTGGTCAAACAATCGAGACTCGAATCAGAGCATTTTGCGATCGTTATTCCTTCTTTCACTGCAAGCAAGAGACAAGACTTATCTTTGAAACAGTTCTTGTCCAATTTCTCCAGAATCTTTGGGAGAAGAGCCAGCCTAAAAAAATGGATGAGCATAACCGTTATGACTTAGAAGTTCAAAACTGGTTGAATCTTGCGGTTTTTTTGCTACGGCACCGTTAGATAAGTTATCTTTAATCTGAAAAACTTAAATGCATCTCTTTATTGCAGTTTTTTGATTTATCTTATCAAGCTTAGTTAAATTCTTGCTATATTTTGTAATAAATTTTTCTTTAAAAACTTAATTTTATAAGGTTAATTTTAACCTTGTTTGATCGCCAATCGCTATCACTCAAAAAATTAAGGCAATTTAACAAAATATAGCTTTAATATCATCATACTTGTTGTTCACTTCTTTGTCATCAATTATCTGATATCAATAATGCCCTGGTATCTTCTTACTCCTGCTTGCCCAGCACTTGAAGCAATTACTTCTTCACAGGGTTATTCCCCAATTTGCCACCCTCAATTGATGCTTAACGGGCATTCGATCGCAGCAGCATTACGAGAACAGTTAGCAGAAAGCACGATCGTCACTCTTCACGGTCCATTCTTATGCTATGAAGAAACACTTTATTTCTTTTCTCCTTTAAGCCATTGTCGGAATCATCGGTTTGTTCCCACTACATGGCTAGAAACATCCGCCAATCAGCAGTTTAATTCAGTTCAGCAAATGCTCTGGGATAGAAGAAAACCTATTCCGTTAATGCCTGAAAACAAACTTGATGAATCAAATAATGAATTGTATTCATGCTCTGACACAACTCAAGCTCAGCAACTTTTCTCTTCCAAAACCGTTCTAAAACTGCTCAAGCATGAACCGTTAGAACAGGAAGATTGGCAGACGGTTAATCAAGACAATCAGCCTTGGTCCCTTAAAATGCGATCGAAAAGCGCTGAACTGGAAGCAGGAAACAATCAAAATTTAGCTTCTTCTAAATCTCACTTCACGGTTCAATTTAATCCAGGCTGGAGATTGGCAGTTTCGATCGATTCTGTAACTCATCAAAAGCTACAGCGATTTGGGAATAGCTGTATTTTGCATTGTGGAGCAGCAAGAGAACCCTTTTGGCTGGAATTGTACGATGAACCCTTAGCGGCGCAGTGGCAGGTTTTGCAGGCTCAATCTGAACAGAATCGTCGGGTTGCGGCTCAAGCCATCAATCAGAATGCAATTGCATCTCGGTTGCTCGCCTATCTCATTACACCAGGTTTATTTGAACGAAAGCAAGCAAGCGTTGCAACCTGTCGGGCATTTCCTTGGGAATGGGAATTGGCTGAACCGATCGATCAAAATCAGCAGCGAGGGGCGTTAGTTAGCCTTGCAACAGGAGATCCATTACCGATCAGTTTTCAGCCATTTTCCCTATCTGAGCACAAACCTCTGATGCTGCAAGTCTTTGCTGCGCCAGCAGGTAGCGTTTACTATTTGGAATACCCGCTTGAGCTATTTCAAAATCAGCCTTGTCTGCGAGATGGTCGATCGAACAAAACTCATGTCTTGCGGCAGTTAGGCTACTCAGAAGTCTTATGGCTTCCCTATTGTTCATAGCAATTGCCTTTAAAGATTCAAGTATCAACTGCTGCACAAGATTTCATAGAGCATTATGGCTAATGCAGATGATTCTGCCTAGATGCTTTGTGCTGGTTTCAGGGTTCTTGAAGCGATCGATTTCCAGTCATTACCTAGCTACTCACCAACATCCTCCCAGTGCTGCTAAAGCAGCGTCTCGGTTGTGCCATCCCTCTGTATAGGGCGCGTCTGGATCACGTGCGGCGGCTCTCTCGTCAATGACCAGGCAAGCGAGTTCATCATCTGAGTAGTCTTGATACAAACTAACAAACTCATGCCACGCACCAACACCATGCAGGTAAGCTGTATCTAAGCAAACCGTCTGAGAAAACGTTGTTGAAAAAGAATCACATTCTGCTGGCAGCCAAAAATCATAGTATGCCCAATCCTTTGCTTCTGCTTGAGAGGTAGGTAATTCATCAAAAAAAGCTGAAGAATAGCC encodes:
- a CDS encoding type III-B CRISPR module-associated Cmr3 family protein — encoded protein: MPWYLLTPACPALEAITSSQGYSPICHPQLMLNGHSIAAALREQLAESTIVTLHGPFLCYEETLYFFSPLSHCRNHRFVPTTWLETSANQQFNSVQQMLWDRRKPIPLMPENKLDESNNELYSCSDTTQAQQLFSSKTVLKLLKHEPLEQEDWQTVNQDNQPWSLKMRSKSAELEAGNNQNLASSKSHFTVQFNPGWRLAVSIDSVTHQKLQRFGNSCILHCGAAREPFWLELYDEPLAAQWQVLQAQSEQNRRVAAQAINQNAIASRLLAYLITPGLFERKQASVATCRAFPWEWELAEPIDQNQQRGALVSLATGDPLPISFQPFSLSEHKPLMLQVFAAPAGSVYYLEYPLELFQNQPCLRDGRSNKTHVLRQLGYSEVLWLPYCS